Genomic window (Croceicoccus sp. Ery15):
TGCCGCCATCGATGCGCGCGCGGACCGGCGTTACCTGCAAGGCGGGATCGAAGCGTCGCACCCATGCGGCGGCGGCTTCGGCCTTGGGCTGGCCCAGATCGCTTTCGGTAAAGATCGTCTGGCGCTGCAGATTGCTCGGCTCGACCAGATCGTCGTCGATGATGGTGATGCGTCCGAATCCCGCAGCGGCCAGATACTGGATGGCGGGCGAACCGATCCCGCCCGCGCCGATCACCGCGATATGCGCCGCCGCCAGCGCCGCCTGACCCGCGCCGCCCAGTTCGGGCAGCACGATATGGCGGGCGAATCGGTCGAGGCGGCCCGGATCGGTGACCGAATAGGCCGGATCGGTAACCGAACAGGGCGGTATTTCGTGCGAAGGCGCGTCCATGGCATGCCCTTGCATCCGCCGCGCGCGAAGGGCAAGTGCCGCCCGCACGGGGCGATCGTCGCAATGTGCGGCAATCCTTGACGATTCGCCCTGCCGTCGCTATGCGGCCGCTTTCCGTGGAACCGGCCCCGTTGGGGGCGGCGATTCCGTGCGGATTTCATTTACGGATTTTCGGGCTGCTCGGGCTTTCGGGCTCACAGCCGCCAACCGGTCTTGAACCAATAGCGGGCTGCCCGTCAGCCGAGAAGGAATATACGAATGGCCAATACGCCGCAGGCGCGCAAGCGCATCCGCCGCAACGAGCGGCGCGCCGAAGTGAACGGTAACCGCATCAGCCGCATCCGCAGCTTTGTGAAGAAGGTCGAGCTGGCCATTGCCAGCGGCGACAAGGCAGCAGCCACCACCGCCCTCGCCAGCGCACAGCCCGAGCTGGCCCGCGGCGTGGCGCGCGGCGTGCTTCACAAGAACACTGCTTCGCGCAAGATGAGCCGGCTGACCAAGCGCGTCGCCGCTCTCTGATCGCCACTCCCTGATCGGGGTGCGTCGATTCGCCCGCTTCCCTGCCCGCGCCGCGCAATGCGTGGTGCGTCAAGGAAATCGGGCTGAGTCGCGAAGCTTTCATATTCTGCAATTCGCCAAGGGGTGATTCGGACCGAATCGGTCCCATCCGCGCAGCGAAATTGCCGCCGAAGGGCCGGAGATGTTATCTCCGGCCTTTTGCGTTGCGCTGCCGCAAAGCGGGTGGAAATTTGCTGCATTGCACAATTTCACGGTTAATCCACGATTCGGACGTGGCCGGACAGTGCTTCGCGTGTAAAAAACCGCGCATTTCAGCCGTTTAAATCAGAAGCGTAGCGTTTCTGCGGTATTGCACGAGTCAACTGGCTTTATTTCAGATTTTTTACCTGTCCACCCTTGCCGCTTTGCCCTCCACAGCCTTAGAAACTGACTCGCCGGTCAATTCATGGGCGGCACCACTAGACAACGCAGATTCATCTTCCTGCCGTTAGGGGGCGGCAGAGGACTGTTGAGCCGTGCCGGTTTCAAAGGCATGGTACCGGAATCGATTTGATGATCGTTTCGGTTCGGCGTTTTCTTAAGGGTGCACCCTATAGTGACCGGCTTGAGGTATCGGGCGTAAAGTACAGGGTTCGAAGTCGGGATCGGAGCAATATGGTCATGGGACGAACGGGGGCAGGTCCGCTGGCGAGCGGTATCACCGCTCAGCAAAATCCGGGATCCAAACAGATGGGTCAGAACAAGGCGGTGCGCGGGCCAATGGATAGTGAAGTGAATAATCTGATGGCTGAAGAAGAGCGTGAGGCCCTGGCGGCGGACTGGTCGGACATTTGCGTGGGTCTGCGCAAGGATCTGGGCCAGCAGCTGTATGGCCAGTGGATTCGCCCGATCGAGCTGGGCAATTTCTGCCGCGAGACGGGGACGCTCGACCTTTACCTTCCCACCGAATTTTCGGCCAATTGGGTCAACGACCGGTTTTCGGACCGCTTGTCGCTGGCGTGGAAGATTGCGCGCAGCGAAGTGCGCAATGTGCGCATTTCGGTCCATCCCGGCCGCCGCAAGCTGCCCGAACTGCATGTCGGCCCTGCCGCCGCGAACGATCACACCCCCGCGCCGACCAATCCCGCCGATGCGATCGCAGAACTGGGCAGCGCAGGGCTGGATCCCACGCTGACCTTCGCCAGCTTCGTCACCGGCGAAGGCAATGTGCTGGCCTATAATGCCGCGCAGCGCATGGCCGCATCCGAAGCGCCGCAATTCTCGCCCCTCTACCTCAAGGCCGCGACGGGGCAGGGC
Coding sequences:
- the rpsT gene encoding 30S ribosomal protein S20 encodes the protein MANTPQARKRIRRNERRAEVNGNRISRIRSFVKKVELAIASGDKAAATTALASAQPELARGVARGVLHKNTASRKMSRLTKRVAAL